Part of the Ignavibacterium album JCM 16511 genome, TTTGCAAATCATAAATTCTTACTCCGGATTTTATTCGTGCAATCAATTCCTGATTTTCAATTGGTTTTATCAGAAAATCATCTGCACCAACATCAAGACCAGTTATTCGGTCTCTCAAAGAAGTTCTGGCAGTAAGAATTATGAAGTAAATAATTTTTAACCTCGGATCGGATTTAACTTCATTGCAAAGTTTCAAGCCATCCATAACAGGCATTGTCCAATCGGCAAGAATAACTTTAGGCGAAAAAGTCTTTAAGATTTCCAAAGCTTCGAGACCATTATTTGCAGTAACGACTTCGAAATCGTTTTTGGTAAGAAGCTTCTCAAGGATATATCTTGTATCCTTCTCGTCTTCAACAATTAATATTTTATCTTTTTCACTCAATGTACCAAATATTGATTTACTTTTTGAATAAATGATTTAAAGTTAGTTATTGGTTTAACAATCAGTTCGTCAGCCTGAGTTTGTTTGACAAGTGAGTCATTCTGGTTAAAGGCAGAAAATCCTGTTGCAATGATGATAGGAATACTTTTAGTTTCAGAGTTTGACTTAATTAACCGACTCAGCTTTATCCCATCCATTTTCTCTCCTCTAAAATAAGTATTTGTAAGATTTATATCCATTAAAATCAAACCGATATTTTCTTTCTGAAGAATTGTAAAAAGTTCTTCACCATTATCAGTTATGTAAGGGTCAATTCCGGATTTTCGGAAATAAACCATATATAACTGTTGAGTTAGTGTATCGTCTTCAATAATGAGCAACTTTTTCATTCTGGTTCCTCCGTTGCATATTTAATTACGATACTTATTCTTCTGTTAACAACGCTGAATGGATCATTTTTATCAAGCAATCTTGTATCAGCATAACCTCTCACCTCATCAACTCTGCCGGTTGGTAAACCTGAAAGCACAAGAACTCTTCGTGCAGCATTTGCTCTTTCAGAACTCAATTCAAAATTGGAATATCCTCTTCCCTCTCCGCTGTATGGACGTGAATCAGTATGTCCTTCAATTACAACCTTGTTTGGAAGTTTCTGCAGATTAGCACTGATTTTTTCTAAAAGTTTTATTG contains:
- a CDS encoding response regulator, which encodes MSEKDKILIVEDEKDTRYILEKLLTKNDFEVVTANNGLEALEILKTFSPKVILADWTMPVMDGLKLCNEVKSDPRLKIIYFIILTARTSLRDRITGLDVGADDFLIKPIENQELIARIKSGVRIYDLQSELKSIEHSKALVEIACTIGHNFNNPLSSLTMALQNLKQEIAEKRIDKVDEDFEIIDKSIDKIKQLIRQLTNLENPQVIDYTDDSKMIKLD
- a CDS encoding response regulator — translated: MKKLLIIEDDTLTQQLYMVYFRKSGIDPYITDNGEELFTILQKENIGLILMDINLTNTYFRGEKMDGIKLSRLIKSNSETKSIPIIIATGFSAFNQNDSLVKQTQADELIVKPITNFKSFIQKVNQYLVH